The following coding sequences are from one Lolium rigidum isolate FL_2022 chromosome 6, APGP_CSIRO_Lrig_0.1, whole genome shotgun sequence window:
- the LOC124659207 gene encoding uncharacterized protein LOC124659207, producing MTKKKLKVDAAVSSRERTVTWADDQKKYMLDWYIDYLKDQHVGFKFKKQHHLLCADALNKKFAMGVTVDQVDRQYRHYKENWKIIAAALSKSGNSFDHTRCIVTISESEKATLCYRARRLLTKPIKFYEEMQELFTGSSADGSLAMD from the exons ATGACCAAGAAAAAGCTAAAGGTTGATGCTGCTGTGTCCTCTCGCGAGAGGACCGTGACTTGGGCTGATGATCAGAAGAAATACATGCTTGATTGGTACATCGACTACTTGAAAGACCAGCATGTAGGATTTAAGTTCAAGAAGCAACATCATTTGTTGTGTGCTGATGCATTAAATAAGAAGTTCGCAATGGGAGTGACCGTGGATCAAGTGGACCGTCAGTACAGGCACtataaagagaattggaaaatTATTGCAGCAGCATTGAGCAAAAGTGGAAATTCATTTGACCACACTAGATGCATTGTGACTATTTCAGAGTCTGAAAAGGCAACCCTATGT TACAGAGCAAGACGCCTACTCACTAAACCCATCAAATTCTATGAAGAGATGCAGGAGTTGTTCACTGGATCTAGTGCTGATGGTTCATTAGCTATGGATTAG
- the LOC124666612 gene encoding protein ALP1-like — MYLKYYLDHCHYMWKRRMLAGILVCLAVYWYRINTRKRKRITYAPMVDRDVERLRRLNRLYNGNDAHCISELRMSKVVFHKLCAELRSRALLEETCHVTIEEQVAMFMHAVGLNWTFRSIAFEFMRSSETISRYFHLVLDALCILAGDLICIKSVETHSKITTSPGRFHPYFEGCIGALDGTHIPACVPIHMQDRFRGRKSFTSQNVLAAVDFDLRFIYVLAGWEGSAHDSYVLQDALSRPNGLKIPEGKYFLADAGYAARPGVLPPFRSTRYHLKEYRGTREPENPKELFNLRHSQLRTTVERAFGTLKNRFKIFASQPFFPLKTQVKIVMACCALHNWILEDGPDEYVYDDLAWYAALPRSIRNRSDQYQENVAWANKREEMARTMWEDKVGPPL; from the exons ATGTATTTAAAGTATTACCTGGACCATTGCCATTACATGTGGAAAAGAAGAATGCTTGCTGGTATTCTGGTGTGTCTAGCAGtctattggtataggatcaatacaaggaaaagaaaaagaataacATATGCTCCCATGGTTGATAGGGATGTTGAGAGATTGAGACGTCTAAATCGCTTGTACAATGGAAATGATGCCCACTGCATAAGTGAGCTGCGTATGAGCAAAGTTGTCTTTCATAAGTTGTGTGCTGAACTTAGATCACGTGCCCTGCTAGAAGAGACATGCCATGTCACAATAGAGGAACAAGTCGCCATGTTTATGCATGCAGTGGGTTTAAACTGGACATTCAGATCAATTGCTTTTGAGTTCATGAGATCAAGTGAGACTATTAGTAGGTATTTCCATCTTGTTTTAGACGCTCTCTGTATCCTTGCCGGTGACCTCATATGCATCAAATCAGTTGAGACACACTCGAAGATCACAACTTCCCCTGGCAGATTTCACCCGTATTTTGAG GGATGCATAGGAGCCCTGGATGGTACACATATACCAGCGTGTGTACCTATCCACATGCAAGATCGGTTTAGGGGTAGAAAGTCCTTTACCAGCCAAAATGTGCTAGCAGCAGTCGATTTTGACCTAAGATTCATCTATGTTCTTGCTGGATGGGAGGGCTCTGCCCATGATTCTTATGTGCTTCAAGATGCTCTATCACGCCCTAATGGGCTAAAAATACCTGAAG GTAAATATTTCCTAGCCGACGCTGGATATGCAGCAAGACCTGGTGTATTACCCCCATTCCGTTCTACTCGCTATCACCTTAAAGAGTACAGGGGCACTAGGGAACCAGAGAACCCAAAGGAattattcaaccttcgccattcaCAACTCAGAACAACTGTTGAACGTGCATTTGGTACCCTGAAGAACCGTTTCAAAATATTTGCAAGCCAGCCATTCTTCCCTTTGAAAACACAAGTGAAAATTGTGATGGCATGTTGTGCGCTGCACAACTGGATTTTAGAAGATGGACCTGATGAGTACGTGTATGATGACCTTGCGTGGTATGCAGCCCTGCCAAGGAGTATAAGAAACCGTAGTGACCAGTACCAGGAGAATGTGGCATGggcaaacaaaagagaagaaatgGCAAGAACGATGTGGGAAGATAAAGTAGGACCACCTCTGTGA